A single region of the Oncorhynchus keta strain PuntledgeMale-10-30-2019 chromosome 37, Oket_V2, whole genome shotgun sequence genome encodes:
- the glsa gene encoding glutaminase a isoform X3: MVNAGAIVCTSLLKQGASNAEKFDYVMNFMNKLAGNEYVGFSNATFQSERESGDRNFAIGYYLKEKKCFPEGTDMTSILDLYFQLCSIEVTCESASVMAATLANGGFCPITGERVLGPEAVRNTLSLMHSCGMYDFSGQFAFHVGLPAKSGVAGGILLVVPNVMGIMCWSPPLDKLGNSVRGIQFCTDLVSLCNFHNYDNLKHFVKKLDPRREGGDQRVKSVINLLFAAYTGDVSALRRFALSSMDMEQRDYDSRTALHVAAAEGHVEVVKFLLEACRVNPVPKDRWGNTPMEEAVHFGHHDVVTMLQDYNNKYSPPGGATEDKEKEISEKNIDGLL; this comes from the exons ATGGTTAACGCCGGTGCGATTGTGTGCACGTCCCTCCTAAAG CAAGGGGCAAGCAATGCTGAGAAATTTGATTAT GTCATGAACTTCATGAACAAGCTGGCAGGAAACGAGTATGTGGGTTTCAGCAATGCCAC ATTCCAGTCAGAGAGGGAGTCTGGAGATCGTAACTTTGCTATCGGCTACTACCTTAAGGAGAAGAAG TGCTTTCCAGAGGGGACAGACATGACCTCCATTTTAGACCTCTACTTCCAG CTGTGCTCCATCGAGGTGACCTGTGAAAGCGCTAGCGTCATGGCGGCCACCCTGGCCAATGGCGGCTTCTGTCCAATCACAGGCGAGCGCGTGCTGGGCCCAGAGGCGGTACGGAACACCCTGAGCCTCATGCACTCCTGCGGCATGTACGACTTCTCGGGACAGTTCGCTTTCCAC GTTGGACTTCCAGCTAAGTCGGGCGTGGCAGGGGGCATCCTGCTGGTGGTGCCCAACGTCATGGGTATCATGTGCTGGTCCCCTCCACTGGACAAGCTGGGTAACAGTGTACGAGGAATCCAGTTCTGCACG GATCTGGTGTCCCTTTGCAACTTCCACAACTACGACAACCTGAAGCACTTTGTCAAGAAGCTGGATCCTCGCAGGGAGGGCGGAGACCAGAGG GTGAAGTCGGTCATCAATCTTCTGTTTGCTGCGTACACTGGCGATGTGTCTGCACTGAGGAG GTTTGCTCTGTCTTCCATGGACATGGAGCAGAGGGACTATGACTCCAGGACAGCCCTCCATGTGGCTGCAGCAGAGGGACATGTGGAGGTGGTCAAGTTCCTGTTGGAGGCATGCAGGGTCAACCCTGTTCCCAAAGACAG GTGGGGTAACACACCGATGGAAGAGGCAGTGCACTTTGGACACCACGACGTTGTGACCATGCTCCAGGACTACAACAACAAGTACAGTCCACCAGGGGGTGCCACTGAGGACAAAGAGAAGGAGATATCAGAGAAGAACATTGATGGCCTACTATGA
- the glsa gene encoding glutaminase a isoform X4, with translation MTLQGASNAEKFDYVMNFMNKLAGNEYVGFSNATFQSERESGDRNFAIGYYLKEKKCFPEGTDMTSILDLYFQLCSIEVTCESASVMAATLANGGFCPITGERVLGPEAVRNTLSLMHSCGMYDFSGQFAFHVGLPAKSGVAGGILLVVPNVMGIMCWSPPLDKLGNSVRGIQFCTDLVSLCNFHNYDNLKHFVKKLDPRREGGDQRVKSVINLLFAAYTGDVSALRRFALSSMDMEQRDYDSRTALHVAAAEGHVEVVKFLLEACRVNPVPKDRWGNTPMEEAVHFGHHDVVTMLQDYNNKYSPPGGATEDKEKEISEKNIDGLL, from the exons ATGACGTTG CAAGGGGCAAGCAATGCTGAGAAATTTGATTAT GTCATGAACTTCATGAACAAGCTGGCAGGAAACGAGTATGTGGGTTTCAGCAATGCCAC ATTCCAGTCAGAGAGGGAGTCTGGAGATCGTAACTTTGCTATCGGCTACTACCTTAAGGAGAAGAAG TGCTTTCCAGAGGGGACAGACATGACCTCCATTTTAGACCTCTACTTCCAG CTGTGCTCCATCGAGGTGACCTGTGAAAGCGCTAGCGTCATGGCGGCCACCCTGGCCAATGGCGGCTTCTGTCCAATCACAGGCGAGCGCGTGCTGGGCCCAGAGGCGGTACGGAACACCCTGAGCCTCATGCACTCCTGCGGCATGTACGACTTCTCGGGACAGTTCGCTTTCCAC GTTGGACTTCCAGCTAAGTCGGGCGTGGCAGGGGGCATCCTGCTGGTGGTGCCCAACGTCATGGGTATCATGTGCTGGTCCCCTCCACTGGACAAGCTGGGTAACAGTGTACGAGGAATCCAGTTCTGCACG GATCTGGTGTCCCTTTGCAACTTCCACAACTACGACAACCTGAAGCACTTTGTCAAGAAGCTGGATCCTCGCAGGGAGGGCGGAGACCAGAGG GTGAAGTCGGTCATCAATCTTCTGTTTGCTGCGTACACTGGCGATGTGTCTGCACTGAGGAG GTTTGCTCTGTCTTCCATGGACATGGAGCAGAGGGACTATGACTCCAGGACAGCCCTCCATGTGGCTGCAGCAGAGGGACATGTGGAGGTGGTCAAGTTCCTGTTGGAGGCATGCAGGGTCAACCCTGTTCCCAAAGACAG GTGGGGTAACACACCGATGGAAGAGGCAGTGCACTTTGGACACCACGACGTTGTGACCATGCTCCAGGACTACAACAACAAGTACAGTCCACCAGGGGGTGCCACTGAGGACAAAGAGAAGGAGATATCAGAGAAGAACATTGATGGCCTACTATGA